The stretch of DNA CCTGTCTCATCATATTCACACACATATTCCTTTATAAGCATTTCATAAACTTTATATGCCTCCTCGCCCAGTTTCCTGGAAAGGGGCAGGACAGCAATTTTAATTGGAGCAATTGCCGGATGGAAGCGTAAAACAGTCCTTACATCTCCCTCGGCAATTTTTTCTTCGTCGTATGCTTCACATAAAAACGCCAAAGCAGCCCTATCTGCACCTAAAGATGGCTCTACACAGTAAGGTATGTATTTTTCATTTTTTATTGGGTCGAAATAGGAAAGGTCTTCTCCCGAGTGTTCCATATGCTGCCTCAGATCATAGTCGGTCCTATCAGCTATCCCCCACAGTTCGCCCCATCCAAAGGGAAAATTATACTCGATATCTGTAGTCGCATTGCTGTAAAATGCAAGCTCTTCTTTTGTATGATCCCGCATCCTTAAGTTTTCAGGCTTAATCCCAAGGTTTATAAGCCAGTTATAGCAAAACTCTTTCCAGTATTGGAACCATTCAAGGCTTGTACCGGGTTCACAGAAGAATTCCAATTCCATCTGTTCAAATTCTCTTGTCCTGAAAGTAAAATTACCCGGGGTAATTTCATTTCTGAAAGCTTTCCCGATTTGTCCTATTCCAAAAGGAAGCTTTCTCCTCGTTGTCCTCTGTACATTTTTAAAATTAACAAATATTCCCTGGGCAGTCTCAGGTCTTAAATATATTTCTGCTTTTGAGTCTTCAGTAACTCCCTGGTAGGTCCTAAACATCATATTAAATTTCCTTATTTCCGTAAAATCATTTGCTCCACACTCAGGACACCTTACATCCTTATCTTTTATATACTCCATTAATTTTTGATTTTCCCATCCATCCACTGTCAGTTCAATATTCCTCTCTTTGTTCCATTCATCTATCATTTTATCAGCTCTAAAACGGGATTTACAAACCTTACAATCAATCAAAGGATCATTAAATCCTGCGACATGGCCTGATGCAACCCATACCTGGGGATTCATGAGGATAGCACAATCTACCCCAACATTATAAGGACTTTCTTGGATAAATTTTTTCCACCAGGCTGCCTTAACATTATTCTTAAGCTCTACGCCTAAAGGACCATAATCCCAAGCATTAGCCAATCCCCCGTAAATTTCGGAGCCGGCATACACAAAACCCCTGTTTTTAGTCAAAGCCACTATCTTATCCATTGTTTTGTTTACTATCATTTCAATTCAATGCCTTCCTTTCCTTTATGATTTTCACTACTTCATCAAGAACCCTATGGGCTACTTGCGTTTTTTCCATTATCGGCAGCTCAATAATATTCTTATCTTTGTTTATTATCTTTACAATATTAGTATCTACTTCAAAACCTGCCCCTTCCATCGTAATATCATTGGCCATTATTACATCAAAGTTCTTATTTTCCAGCTTAGTCACAGCATTTTTTATAATATCTTCAGTTTCAGCACAGGCGCCTACAAGAATCCTTTCTCCTTTAACTTTTCCCAATTCCGCAGCAATATCGGGATTCTTAACAAGCTTTAAGTTCATAACCTCTTTGTCCTTCTTAATCTTTCTTTCGGCTTCCTGCTCAGACCTGTAATCCGCAACAGCTGCAAACATGGCAATAACGTCATAGTTTTTATATACTTCCATAACTTTCTGAAACATTTCTCGGGCAGTATTGACATTTATTACATTGACATTACAGGGTCTATTCAAACTTACCGGTCCCGACACCAGCAATACTTCCGCACCTCTCATGGATGCTGCAGAAGCTAACGCATAACCCATTTTTCCCGACGACTTGTTGGTAATATACCTTACAGGGTCAATAGGTTCTCTTGTCGGTCCTGCAGTTATAAGGACTTTCAACCCCTTCATATCCTTTTCATGTCCAATAATGTTAATTATCTTTTCCACTATGGTTTCAGGCTCCGGCAACCTGCCTTTCCCTGAAGTACCGCATGCCATCAACCCTT from Bacillota bacterium encodes:
- the coaBC gene encoding bifunctional phosphopantothenoylcysteine decarboxylase/phosphopantothenate--cysteine ligase CoaBC, whose translation is MLKGKTVLIGVCGGIAAYKVVEVVSRLVKNNAQVHVIMTENATKFVAPLTFQTISKNPVVTGMFDIPERWDIKHISLAQKADILVVVPATANIIGKIAAGIADDMLTTTVMATKAPVMFVPSMNTNMYENPILKENILKLEKHGYLFMEAEEGLMACGTSGKGRLPEPETIVEKIINIIGHEKDMKGLKVLITAGPTREPIDPVRYITNKSSGKMGYALASAASMRGAEVLLVSGPVSLNRPCNVNVINVNTAREMFQKVMEVYKNYDVIAMFAAVADYRSEQEAERKIKKDKEVMNLKLVKNPDIAAELGKVKGERILVGACAETEDIIKNAVTKLENKNFDVIMANDITMEGAGFEVDTNIVKIINKDKNIIELPIMEKTQVAHRVLDEVVKIIKERKALN
- a CDS encoding glycine--tRNA ligase produces the protein MIVNKTMDKIVALTKNRGFVYAGSEIYGGLANAWDYGPLGVELKNNVKAAWWKKFIQESPYNVGVDCAILMNPQVWVASGHVAGFNDPLIDCKVCKSRFRADKMIDEWNKERNIELTVDGWENQKLMEYIKDKDVRCPECGANDFTEIRKFNMMFRTYQGVTEDSKAEIYLRPETAQGIFVNFKNVQRTTRRKLPFGIGQIGKAFRNEITPGNFTFRTREFEQMELEFFCEPGTSLEWFQYWKEFCYNWLINLGIKPENLRMRDHTKEELAFYSNATTDIEYNFPFGWGELWGIADRTDYDLRQHMEHSGEDLSYFDPIKNEKYIPYCVEPSLGADRAALAFLCEAYDEEKIAEGDVRTVLRFHPAIAPIKIAVLPLSRKLGEEAYKVYEMLIKEYVCEYDETGSIGKRYRRQDEIGTPFCVTYDFDSLNDESVTIRDRDTMQQVRIKISDLSQYFEDKFDY